CCATCATGAAGAGATGACCCGGCGGCACCAGAATGGGCGCCAGGTTGTCCCGCCTCGGATCGGTTGAAATCATACCGTCGGGGTCCTGGTGCCATACGTAAGGCTCGTCCAGTAATTTGTTATTGATATAAACCTGCTGGTCGCGTATTTCCAGCAAATCCCCCGGCACGCCGACCACGCGCTTGATGAAATCCTTGCTTTCGTTTTTGGGGAATTTGAAGACGATCACGTCGCCGCGTTCCGGCGTATCCGAAAACAACACGATATCGTCAAACAGTTTGATGTCGAGAAACGGGATTTCGTTGGGAATGTGAATCCCGTAGGAAAATTTTGAAACCAGAATATGATCTCCGATGAGCAGGGTGTTCATCATCGAGCCTGAAGGAATTTTAAAGGCCTGCACAATGAAAGTGCGGATGAACAGAGCGAGCAGGAGAGCGATGAAAATCGCCTCGGCAGTTTCTCTCGCTACGCTTTTCGGTTTTGCATTCGTCGTGTCGTCCGCTGAGCGGTCGTTCTTCGCCTTATTTGCCATCGGTCCTCAAAACGGCGAGGAAGGCTTCCTGTGGAATTTCGACGCTTCCAATTTGTTTCATTTTTTTCTTTCCAGCCTTTTGCTTTTCAAGCAATTTTCTTTTACGGGTGATGTCGCCGCCGTAACACTTGGCCAAAACGTTTTTCCTGAGCGCTTTCACGGTTTCCCGCGCCACCACCTTACTGCCAATGGTCGCCTGGATGATGACCTCGAACATCTGGCGGGGAATTTGCTCCTTGAGTTTTTTAGCCAGATCGCGCCCCTGAAAATAGGATTTATCCTTGTGGACGATCAGCGACAACGCGTCGACAAGCTCTCCATTCAACAGGATGTCCAATTTTACCAGATTGGAAGGCCTGAAATCCAAAAATTCATAATCAAAGGACGCATAGCCGCGCGTGCTGGATTTCAAACGATCGTAAAAATCCAGAACGATTTCATTGAAGGGCAGGTCGTATTCCAGCAAAACCGTTTGCGTGTTGAGGTATTCCATTTTTGTCTGCATGCCGCGTCGATCGCGCACCAGAGTCATGATCGCTCCAATGTATTCCTCCGGCGCCACGATGGTGCCTTTCACGAAAGGTTCCTCAAGATGCTCGATGCTGGAAAATTCCCTCAGCTTCGCCGGGTTGTCGATCAATTCCACCTGTCCGTCGGTGGTGATGATCTTGTAGACAACGGTGGGCGCGGTGGTCAGCAACTCCACATTGTATTCGCGCTCCAGACGCTCGCGAATGATTTCCATATGCAATAAACCCAGAAACCCGCAACGAAAACCAAAGCCCAGCGCCGTGGAGGTTTCCGCCTCGTAGGTGAAGGACGCGTCGTTCAGTTTCAATTTTTTGAGCGAATCGCGCAACATCTCGTATTGCTCGCCGCTGATGGGATACAAACCGCTGAACACCATCGGGTTGACTTCCTTGTAACCCGGCAGGGGCTTGGCGGCGGGGCTTTTCAAATGCGTTACGGTATCGCCAATCGCGATCTGGTCCAGTTCCTTGACTCCGGCGACGACATAGCCGACTTCGCCCGCGCGCAACTCCTCTTTCTTCACAGACGCCGGGGTGAAGACTCCCAGCTCCTCCACCTCGCAGGATTTTCCGGCCGCCATCATCAGAATCTTGTCGCCAACGCGCAAGGTTCCGTCCACCACTTTCACCAGGGTGACGACGCCGCGATAAGAATCGTACCAGGCGTCGAACAAAAGAGCCTTCAGACGCTCGTCGGGATTGCCCTGCGGCGCAGGAATCTTTTTGGAGACCGCATCCAGCAGTTCGTCGATACCGATCCCTTCCTTGGCGCTGGTGAGCACCGCGCC
This window of the Candidatus Nitrohelix vancouverensis genome carries:
- the lepA gene encoding elongation factor 4: MDQKNIRNFSIIAHIDHGKSTLADKLIISTGALQMREMKNQVLDNMDLERERGITIKAQTVRLLYKRPDGQEFIFNMIDTPGHVDFTYEVSRSLAACEGALLIIDATQGIQAQTIANLNLAMKNNLEIIPVINKIDLPSANPEAVMEQLEDVLQIESAGAVLTSAKEGIGIDELLDAVSKKIPAPQGNPDERLKALLFDAWYDSYRGVVTLVKVVDGTLRVGDKILMMAAGKSCEVEELGVFTPASVKKEELRAGEVGYVVAGVKELDQIAIGDTVTHLKSPAAKPLPGYKEVNPMVFSGLYPISGEQYEMLRDSLKKLKLNDASFTYEAETSTALGFGFRCGFLGLLHMEIIRERLEREYNVELLTTAPTVVYKIITTDGQVELIDNPAKLREFSSIEHLEEPFVKGTIVAPEEYIGAIMTLVRDRRGMQTKMEYLNTQTVLLEYDLPFNEIVLDFYDRLKSSTRGYASFDYEFLDFRPSNLVKLDILLNGELVDALSLIVHKDKSYFQGRDLAKKLKEQIPRQMFEVIIQATIGSKVVARETVKALRKNVLAKCYGGDITRKRKLLEKQKAGKKKMKQIGSVEIPQEAFLAVLRTDGK
- the lepB gene encoding signal peptidase I: MANKAKNDRSADDTTNAKPKSVARETAEAIFIALLLALFIRTFIVQAFKIPSGSMMNTLLIGDHILVSKFSYGIHIPNEIPFLDIKLFDDIVLFSDTPERGDVIVFKFPKNESKDFIKRVVGVPGDLLEIRDQQVYINNKLLDEPYVWHQDPDGMISTDPRRDNLAPILVPPGHLFMMGDNRENSQDSRFWGLLDVAKVKGRAQIIYWSWDATAKEAGFFDGWVRFDRFGKSID